One Alkaliphilus sp. B6464 genomic window carries:
- the rplR gene encoding 50S ribosomal protein L18 produces the protein MFKKVSKNANRLSRHQRVRNKITGTQERPRLNVYRSLTNIYAQLIDDVAGVTLVAASSLDKEIKDQVKSTGNAEAAKLVGQLVGKRAVEKGIDNVTFDRGGNIYHGRVKALAEGAREAGLKF, from the coding sequence GTGTTTAAAAAAGTGAGCAAAAACGCTAACAGATTATCTAGACATCAAAGAGTTCGTAACAAAATTACTGGAACTCAAGAACGTCCAAGATTAAACGTATATAGAAGCTTAACAAACATCTATGCTCAATTAATTGATGACGTAGCTGGAGTAACATTAGTTGCGGCTTCATCTTTAGATAAAGAAATTAAAGATCAAGTTAAGTCAACTGGAAATGCAGAAGCTGCTAAATTGGTTGGTCAATTAGTTGGAAAGAGAGCCGTAGAAAAAGGAATAGATAATGTAACATTTGACCGTGGTGGAAATATTTATCATGGTAGAGTCAAGGCTTTAGCAGAAGGTGCTAGAGAAGCTGGACTTAAGTTTTAA
- the map gene encoding type I methionyl aminopeptidase yields MIYIKSRKEIELMREAGKIVAEAHELVREAIKPGITTKELDAIAEKHILKKGAIPAFKGYGGFPASICASVNHEVVHGVPGLKTLEDGDIISIDIGALYKGYYGDSAKTHAIGKISQRAQELIEVTRQSFYEGIKFAKLGYRLSDISYAIQAHVEDRGFSVVRNYVGHGIGTSMHEEPQIPNYGPPGKGPRLKEGMVLAIEPMINIGTYEVKVLSDGWTVVTLDGEYSAHYEHTVAITDGEPEILTKL; encoded by the coding sequence ATGATATATATAAAATCGCGTAAAGAAATTGAATTAATGCGAGAAGCTGGAAAAATTGTTGCTGAAGCCCATGAACTTGTTAGAGAGGCAATAAAACCGGGAATTACGACAAAGGAACTAGATGCGATAGCTGAAAAACATATTCTTAAAAAAGGAGCAATTCCTGCATTTAAAGGATATGGAGGTTTTCCAGCTAGCATATGTGCCTCCGTTAATCACGAAGTAGTCCATGGTGTACCTGGATTAAAAACACTAGAAGATGGCGATATTATCAGTATAGATATCGGGGCACTCTACAAAGGTTATTATGGTGACTCTGCAAAAACTCATGCCATAGGAAAGATTAGTCAGAGAGCACAGGAGCTTATAGAAGTAACTAGGCAAAGCTTTTATGAGGGAATTAAGTTTGCAAAGTTAGGCTATCGGTTATCAGATATATCCTATGCTATTCAAGCCCATGTTGAAGACAGGGGTTTTTCAGTGGTTAGAAACTACGTAGGCCATGGAATCGGTACAAGTATGCATGAAGAACCACAAATTCCTAACTATGGTCCTCCAGGAAAAGGACCAAGATTAAAAGAAGGAATGGTCTTAGCTATAGAACCAATGATTAACATAGGAACCTACGAAGTTAAAGTACTTTCAGATGGTTGGACAGTAGTAACCTTAGATGGTGAATACTCAGCTCATTACGAGCATACCGTAGCAATTACGGATGGGGAACCTGAGATTCTTACAAAGCTATAA
- the rplF gene encoding 50S ribosomal protein L6 yields MSRIGLKPIEIPQGVEVKIDEKNFAVVKGPKGQLEQQLSKDMEIKIEENIINVVRPTDNKKHKSLHGLTRTLLSNMVEGVTKGYEKKLELVGVGYRANKQGDKLVLSLGFSHPVEMVDPEGITVEVPSQTEIFVKGINKQLVGNYAAKIRELRKPEPYKGKGVKYAGEVIRRKVGKTGK; encoded by the coding sequence ATGTCAAGAATAGGTTTAAAGCCAATTGAAATACCACAAGGTGTGGAAGTTAAAATAGATGAAAAAAACTTTGCTGTTGTAAAAGGCCCAAAAGGACAACTTGAGCAACAATTAAGCAAAGATATGGAAATAAAGATTGAAGAAAATATAATTAATGTTGTAAGACCTACTGATAATAAAAAACATAAATCATTACATGGTTTAACAAGAACACTTCTTTCTAACATGGTAGAAGGAGTAACTAAGGGATACGAAAAGAAACTTGAATTAGTAGGTGTTGGATATAGAGCAAATAAGCAAGGAGATAAACTTGTACTAAGTCTTGGTTTCTCTCATCCAGTAGAAATGGTGGACCCAGAAGGTATCACTGTTGAAGTTCCTTCCCAAACTGAAATCTTCGTTAAGGGAATTAATAAACAATTAGTAGGAAACTATGCTGCTAAAATTAGAGAATTAAGAAAACCTGAGCCATATAAAGGTAAGGGAGTAAAATACGCTGGTGAAGTAATAAGACGTAAAGTAGGTAAGACAGGTAAGTAA
- the rpsD gene encoding 30S ribosomal protein S4: protein MARYTEAVCRLCRREGMKLYLKGDRCYTDKCAISKRAYAPGQHGNSRKKLSNYGIQLREKQKAKRFYGVLESQFRKYFEMADKQAGITGENLLRILETRLDNVVYRLGFGASRAEARQLVVHGHFLVNGKKVDIPSYLVSAGDTIVVAEKSKSSNKFKALAENFKGNVPNWLTADAEKLEGKIVSLPSREDIDLPIAENLIVELYSK, encoded by the coding sequence ATGGCAAGATATACAGAAGCGGTATGTAGATTATGTCGTAGAGAGGGTATGAAATTATACCTAAAAGGCGATAGATGCTACACAGATAAATGTGCAATTTCCAAAAGAGCTTATGCTCCAGGACAGCACGGTAACAGTAGAAAAAAACTATCAAACTATGGAATTCAATTAAGAGAAAAACAAAAAGCAAAAAGATTCTATGGTGTATTAGAGTCTCAATTTAGAAAATACTTTGAGATGGCTGATAAGCAAGCTGGTATTACAGGTGAAAACCTTTTAAGAATATTAGAAACTCGTCTAGATAACGTTGTTTATAGATTAGGTTTTGGAGCTTCTAGAGCAGAAGCTAGACAATTAGTTGTTCATGGACACTTTTTAGTAAATGGTAAAAAAGTAGATATCCCTTCATATTTAGTTAGTGCAGGAGATACTATTGTTGTTGCTGAAAAGTCTAAGTCATCAAATAAATTTAAAGCTTTAGCTGAAAACTTTAAAGGAAATGTTCCAAATTGGTTAACAGCTGATGCAGAAAAATTAGAGGGAAAAATAGTTTCATTACCTTCAAGAGAAGATATAGATTTACCAATCGCAGAAAACTTAATCGTAGAGCTATACTCTAAATAA
- the rpsE gene encoding 30S ribosomal protein S5, translated as MHNKRIDASQLDLKEQVVDIKRVTKVVKGGRNFRFAALVIVGDENGHVGVGSGKAMEIPDAIKKGIEDAKKNLIHVPIVGTTVPHETIGHFGAGNVLIMPAKEGTGIIAGGPVRTVLELAGVKDVRAKSLGTNNSKNMVSAAIDGLSQLKRAEEVAKLRGKSVEELLG; from the coding sequence ATGCACAACAAGCGAATCGATGCTAGCCAACTTGATTTAAAAGAGCAAGTTGTTGATATAAAACGTGTTACAAAGGTTGTAAAAGGCGGTAGAAACTTTAGATTTGCGGCCCTAGTGATCGTTGGAGATGAAAATGGTCATGTTGGAGTTGGTTCAGGTAAGGCAATGGAAATTCCAGATGCTATTAAAAAAGGAATTGAAGATGCTAAGAAAAACCTTATCCATGTACCAATAGTTGGAACTACAGTTCCTCATGAAACTATTGGACATTTTGGAGCCGGAAACGTTTTAATTATGCCAGCTAAAGAAGGTACAGGAATTATCGCTGGTGGACCAGTGCGTACTGTATTAGAATTAGCAGGTGTTAAAGATGTTAGAGCTAAATCTCTAGGAACAAACAACTCCAAAAACATGGTAAGTGCTGCAATAGATGGATTAAGCCAGTTAAAGAGAGCTGAAGAAGTAGCAAAACTAAGAGGTAAGTCCGTAGAAGAACTCTTAGGTTAG
- a CDS encoding KOW domain-containing RNA-binding protein encodes MERTDLDIGQIVKSKTGRDQGRVFVVFGKADNNHVLIVDGSLRRIDRPKKKKIKHLAKLNIVSKEIKDAILNNEKINNAFIRRELERLGVKS; translated from the coding sequence ATGGAACGAACTGATTTAGACATAGGACAAATAGTTAAGTCAAAAACTGGACGCGATCAGGGAAGAGTTTTCGTCGTGTTTGGTAAGGCGGATAACAATCATGTCTTAATTGTTGATGGATCATTAAGAAGGATAGATAGACCTAAGAAAAAAAAGATTAAACACTTGGCAAAGTTGAATATTGTATCTAAAGAAATTAAAGATGCAATTTTAAACAATGAGAAAATAAATAATGCCTTTATACGTAGAGAGCTTGAAAGACTAGGTGTGAAATCCTAG
- the secY gene encoding preprotein translocase subunit SecY, translated as MIQTLKNAWKIPDLRRRILYTFMMLAIFRLGSVIPVPGINIEYVKNIVDNAGLLSFFNLVSGGAFGNMTIFALSITPYITASIIMQLLTIAIPSLEEMAKEGEEGSKKIAQYQRYATIVLALIQATGISIGLFRGALINQDTFSIIVVILTLTAGTSFLMWLGEEITEKGIGNGISLLIFAGIVSGLPNGIYSTFALAKQGELNPIAIVVFIVLVLLIVVGVVAIQEGTRKIPVQYAKRVVGRKMYGGQSSHIPLKVNQSGVIPVIFAMSLLQFPHTIAYFIGQDNGFSRFLATWLSPNAMPGVFIYNLLSAVLIIFFTYFYTAVTFNPVEVSTNMKKNGGFIPGIRPGKPTADYLNKVLTRITLAGAIFLAVITIVPTVILSATRIPIAFGGTTILIVVGVALETMKQIEAQLLMRHYQGFLK; from the coding sequence GTGATACAAACTCTAAAAAATGCTTGGAAAATCCCAGATTTACGTAGGCGGATTTTATACACCTTTATGATGCTTGCTATTTTCAGACTAGGTTCTGTTATTCCAGTACCTGGCATCAATATTGAGTATGTAAAGAACATAGTAGATAATGCCGGATTACTTTCATTCTTCAACTTAGTATCCGGAGGGGCCTTTGGTAATATGACGATTTTTGCACTAAGCATTACACCTTACATCACAGCATCTATTATTATGCAACTACTAACTATAGCAATTCCCAGTCTTGAAGAAATGGCGAAGGAAGGCGAGGAAGGTAGTAAAAAAATTGCTCAATATCAAAGATATGCAACTATCGTATTAGCTTTAATACAAGCAACAGGTATTAGTATAGGTTTATTTAGAGGAGCATTAATCAATCAAGATACTTTTAGTATTATAGTAGTTATTCTTACTTTAACTGCTGGTACTTCATTTTTAATGTGGTTAGGAGAAGAAATAACAGAAAAAGGAATTGGAAATGGTATTTCACTTTTAATCTTTGCTGGTATTGTATCAGGACTACCTAATGGTATCTACAGTACCTTTGCTTTAGCAAAACAAGGAGAATTAAATCCTATAGCTATTGTAGTATTTATAGTTTTAGTGCTACTAATCGTAGTTGGTGTTGTTGCTATTCAAGAAGGAACAAGAAAAATTCCTGTACAATATGCTAAAAGAGTTGTTGGAAGAAAAATGTATGGTGGACAAAGTTCTCATATTCCACTAAAAGTAAATCAATCAGGTGTTATTCCAGTGATCTTTGCTATGTCACTTCTTCAGTTCCCTCATACAATTGCCTACTTTATTGGGCAAGATAATGGGTTCTCTAGATTTTTAGCAACATGGTTATCACCTAATGCTATGCCAGGAGTGTTTATTTATAACCTTTTAAGTGCAGTATTAATTATATTCTTTACCTATTTCTATACTGCGGTAACATTTAATCCTGTAGAAGTATCTACCAATATGAAAAAGAATGGTGGATTTATACCAGGTATTAGACCAGGAAAGCCTACAGCGGATTATTTAAATAAGGTTCTTACAAGAATTACATTAGCAGGAGCAATATTCTTAGCAGTAATTACAATTGTTCCTACAGTTATTCTTAGTGCAACAAGAATACCAATTGCTTTTGGCGGTACGACAATTTTAATTGTTGTAGGTGTTGCATTAGAAACAATGAAGCAAATTGAAGCACAACTTTTAATGAGACATTACCAAGGATTCTTGAAGTAA
- the rpsK gene encoding 30S ribosomal protein S11: MAKVAKKKGVRTRRRERKNIERGQAHIQSTFNNSIITLTDMQGNVISWASAGQLGFKGSRKSTPFAAQMAAETAAKAAMEHGLKTVEVYVKGPGAGREAAIRSLQAAGLEVNLIKDVTPIPHNGCRPPKRRRV, from the coding sequence ATGGCAAAGGTAGCTAAGAAAAAAGGCGTTCGTACTCGAAGAAGAGAACGTAAAAATATAGAACGTGGTCAAGCACATATTCAATCAACATTTAACAATTCAATTATTACTTTAACTGACATGCAAGGAAATGTAATTTCTTGGGCTAGTGCAGGTCAATTAGGATTTAAAGGATCAAGAAAATCAACTCCTTTCGCTGCTCAAATGGCTGCAGAAACTGCTGCTAAGGCTGCTATGGAGCATGGATTAAAAACTGTAGAAGTTTATGTTAAGGGACCAGGTGCAGGAAGAGAAGCTGCAATTCGTTCACTACAAGCTGCAGGACTTGAAGTTAACCTTATTAAAGATGTAACTCCAATTCCACATAACGGTTGTAGACCGCCAAAACGTAGAAGAGTTTAA
- the rpmJ gene encoding 50S ribosomal protein L36, with amino-acid sequence MKVRPSVKPICEKCKIIKRNGRVMVICENPKHKQKQG; translated from the coding sequence ATGAAGGTTAGACCATCGGTTAAACCAATTTGTGAAAAGTGTAAAATAATCAAAAGGAATGGCAGAGTTATGGTTATCTGCGAAAATCCTAAACACAAACAAAAACAAGGTTAA
- the rpmD gene encoding 50S ribosomal protein L30, with product MAKVSIKLIRSVIGTKPNQRKTVEALGLNKIGQTTEKEVTPQIRGMIETVKHLVEVKEI from the coding sequence ATGGCAAAGGTAAGTATAAAACTAATAAGAAGTGTGATTGGTACAAAGCCTAATCAAAGAAAAACAGTTGAAGCTTTAGGACTTAACAAAATTGGGCAAACAACTGAAAAAGAAGTTACTCCTCAAATAAGAGGTATGATTGAAACAGTAAAACATTTAGTAGAAGTAAAGGAAATATAA
- the rpsM gene encoding 30S ribosomal protein S13 has translation MARIAGVDLPRDKRVEVGLTYIFGIGRKTSNGILAAAGINPDTRVKDLTEEEVNNLRKIIDSDHHVEGDLRREIALNIKRLKEIRCYRGLRHIKGLPVRGQKTKTNARTRKGPKKTVGRKKKK, from the coding sequence ATGGCTAGAATAGCTGGTGTTGACTTGCCAAGGGATAAAAGAGTTGAAGTTGGCTTAACATATATATTTGGTATCGGTAGAAAAACATCAAATGGTATATTAGCTGCTGCAGGTATTAATCCTGATACAAGAGTAAAGGATTTAACAGAGGAAGAAGTAAATAACTTAAGAAAAATTATCGACTCAGATCATCATGTTGAAGGGGATTTAAGAAGAGAAATCGCTTTAAACATTAAAAGATTAAAAGAGATCAGATGTTATAGAGGATTAAGACATATTAAAGGATTGCCAGTAAGAGGACAAAAGACAAAAACTAATGCTCGTACAAGAAAAGGTCCTAAGAAAACTGTTGGTCGTAAGAAGAAAAAATAG
- the infA gene encoding translation initiation factor IF-1: MSKQDVIELEGTVKEALPNAMFIVELENGHEVLGHISGKLRMNFIRILPGDKVTVELSPYDLTRGRITWRKK, from the coding sequence ATGTCGAAGCAAGATGTAATTGAATTAGAAGGTACAGTAAAAGAAGCATTACCAAATGCGATGTTTATTGTAGAACTTGAAAATGGTCATGAGGTTTTAGGACACATATCAGGAAAATTAAGAATGAACTTTATTAGGATTCTGCCTGGGGATAAGGTTACGGTAGAGTTATCTCCATATGATTTGACTCGTGGTAGAATAACATGGCGAAAGAAGTAG
- a CDS encoding type Z 30S ribosomal protein S14 gives MAKTSLKVKQQRTQKYQTREYSRCKICGRPHAYLRKFGICRICFRELAYKGQIPGVRKASW, from the coding sequence GTGGCAAAAACGTCTCTTAAAGTAAAACAACAAAGAACACAAAAATACCAAACAAGAGAATATAGTAGATGTAAAATTTGTGGTAGACCACATGCTTATTTAAGAAAATTTGGTATCTGCCGTATTTGTTTTAGAGAATTAGCCTATAAAGGCCAAATACCAGGTGTTAGAAAAGCAAGCTGGTAA
- a CDS encoding adenylate kinase, with amino-acid sequence MRLILLGPPGAGKGTQAAAIVEKYNIPHISTGDIFRYNIKQGTELGKKAKGYMDQGLLVPDEVVVEIVEDRLKQEDCTGGFLLDGFPRTVVQAEALDKVLANMDGALDRVINIEVDKGILVERAVGRRICRECGATFHVKYNPSIKGENCDQCGGNLYQRDDDNEETVTKRIEVYLKETTPLIEYYNKQDKLVTIDGDRKISVVFEDIVTSLGSEL; translated from the coding sequence ATGAGATTAATTTTACTTGGTCCCCCAGGGGCGGGGAAAGGAACACAGGCTGCAGCTATTGTTGAAAAATACAACATTCCTCATATTTCCACTGGAGACATTTTTAGATATAACATTAAACAAGGTACTGAACTTGGCAAAAAAGCTAAAGGTTACATGGATCAAGGTCTTTTAGTTCCAGATGAAGTTGTAGTGGAAATTGTGGAAGATCGTTTAAAGCAAGAAGACTGTACAGGTGGATTTCTATTAGATGGATTTCCAAGAACGGTAGTGCAGGCTGAAGCTTTAGATAAAGTGTTAGCAAATATGGATGGCGCCTTAGATAGAGTAATAAATATAGAGGTTGATAAAGGCATTTTAGTGGAAAGAGCCGTTGGAAGAAGAATATGTAGAGAATGTGGTGCTACATTCCACGTAAAATATAATCCATCAATAAAGGGAGAAAATTGCGACCAATGCGGTGGTAATCTTTATCAACGAGATGATGACAACGAAGAAACAGTAACAAAACGTATCGAAGTTTATTTGAAGGAAACAACTCCATTAATAGAGTACTACAATAAACAAGATAAGCTAGTTACTATAGATGGCGACAGAAAAATAAGTGTAGTGTTTGAAGATATTGTGACCTCTTTAGGGAGCGAGCTATAA
- the rpsH gene encoding 30S ribosomal protein S8: MTMTDPIADMLTRIRNANMVKHETVDVPASNLKKEIANILLEEGFIKGFDVIEDGKQGLIRMQLKYGKNKEKVITGIKKISKPGLRVYAKKDEIPRVLGGLGIAIISTSKGIITDKVARKEGVGGEVIAYIW; encoded by the coding sequence ATGACAATGACAGATCCAATTGCGGATATGCTGACTCGTATAAGAAATGCTAATATGGTAAAACATGAAACAGTTGATGTTCCAGCTTCAAACCTGAAGAAAGAAATTGCAAACATCCTTCTTGAAGAAGGTTTCATAAAAGGGTTCGATGTTATTGAAGACGGGAAACAAGGTCTTATTAGAATGCAATTAAAGTACGGAAAAAACAAAGAAAAAGTAATTACAGGTATTAAGAAAATATCTAAGCCTGGATTAAGAGTATATGCGAAGAAGGATGAAATTCCTAGAGTATTAGGTGGATTAGGAATTGCAATCATCTCCACTTCAAAAGGAATTATTACTGATAAGGTAGCTAGAAAAGAAGGCGTTGGCGGAGAGGTTATTGCTTACATCTGGTAA
- the rplE gene encoding 50S ribosomal protein L5, with translation MARLKDMYKSEIAPSMMEKFGYKSVMEIPKLEKIVVNMGLGSEKDNPKALEAAVKELGIIAGQKPVVTRAKKSVANFKLRQGMPIGAKVTLRGEKMYEFADRLLNIALPRVRDFRGVNPNAFDGRGNYALGIKEQLIFPEIEYDKVEKVHGMDIIFVTTAKTDEECRELLRLMGMPFAK, from the coding sequence ATGGCTAGACTTAAAGATATGTATAAAAGTGAAATTGCTCCTAGTATGATGGAGAAGTTCGGATATAAAAGTGTAATGGAAATTCCAAAACTAGAAAAAATAGTAGTAAACATGGGTCTTGGTAGTGAAAAAGATAACCCAAAGGCGCTTGAAGCAGCAGTTAAAGAATTAGGAATAATTGCAGGACAAAAGCCTGTAGTTACAAGAGCTAAGAAATCAGTTGCTAACTTTAAACTTCGTCAAGGAATGCCAATCGGCGCTAAAGTAACTCTAAGAGGAGAAAAAATGTATGAGTTTGCTGACAGACTATTAAACATTGCTCTTCCAAGGGTAAGAGACTTTAGAGGTGTTAATCCTAATGCTTTTGATGGTAGAGGAAATTATGCATTAGGTATTAAAGAGCAATTAATTTTCCCGGAAATTGAATATGATAAAGTAGAAAAAGTGCATGGAATGGACATCATCTTTGTAACAACAGCAAAAACTGATGAAGAATGTCGTGAATTACTAAGATTAATGGGAATGCCTTTTGCAAAGTAA
- the rplO gene encoding 50S ribosomal protein L15, translating into MKLHELRPAEGAVRDRKRKGRGTASGLGKTAGRGSNGQKARSGGGVRPGFEGGQMPLYRRLPKRGFTNIFAKVYNEISIERLNAFENGTVVTPELLKETGVIKKIEKDGIKILGNGNLEKSLTVQAQRFTKSAAEKIEAAGGKAEVM; encoded by the coding sequence ATGAAACTACATGAACTTAGACCTGCAGAAGGTGCCGTTAGAGATAGAAAAAGAAAAGGTAGAGGTACTGCAAGTGGTCTTGGAAAGACTGCTGGTCGTGGATCAAACGGTCAAAAAGCTCGTAGTGGTGGAGGAGTAAGACCAGGATTTGAAGGGGGTCAAATGCCTCTATACAGAAGATTACCAAAACGTGGATTTACAAATATATTTGCAAAGGTTTACAACGAAATTAGTATTGAAAGATTAAATGCTTTTGAAAATGGTACAGTAGTTACACCAGAGCTTTTAAAAGAAACAGGTGTTATTAAAAAGATAGAAAAAGACGGAATCAAGATTCTAGGCAATGGCAACTTAGAGAAAAGCTTAACAGTACAAGCGCAAAGATTCACTAAGTCAGCTGCTGAGAAAATTGAAGCTGCTGGAGGAAAGGCAGAGGTGATGTAA